In the Pelorhabdus rhamnosifermentans genome, ATCAATATGATCATGCAATCCGCTTTCTTTAAAATTGCCCAGATTATTCCCGTGGAAGAAGCCACTAACTATCTAAAAGAAGCCGTCGTCAAATCATACGGCAAAAAAGGTGAAAAAGTTGTTGCCATGAACAACGCCGCCATTGACACAGGCGTAAATTCCAGCGTGAAAATCCTTATTCCTGATTCATGGAAAAATGCCCAACAGCAAGAAGAACCGGCTAAGAAAGTTCCGGAATTCATTAAAAATATTCTCAATCCAGTGAACCGTCAAGAAGGAGATAAGCTGCCTGTAAGCGCCTTCACTTGCGTAGAAGATGGAACCTTCCCCTTAGGTACAGCAGCTTATGAAAAACGCGGCATCGCCATCAACGTGCCCGAATGGCAAAGTGACAAATGCATTCAGTGCAACCAATGTGCCTATGTTTGTCCCCATGCTACCATCCGGCCCGTGCTAGTCAATGAAGAAGAGCTGAAAAATGCACCAGCAGGATTTACTGCTAAAACCGCTGTGGGTGCTAAAGATGTAAACTTCAGAATAGCCGTTTCTCCACTTGATTGTACAGGGTGTGGAAATTGTGCCCAAGTTTGTCCGGCGAAGGAAAAAGCCTTAGTTATGAAACCCCTTGCTACGCAAATTCATCAAGCAGAGCTTTGGGATTATGCGGTGAACTTATCTCACAAAGCGAACCCCATGAACAAAGAAACAGTGAAAGGCAGTCAATTTGAGCAGCCCCTGCTAGAATTCTCAGGTGCTTGTGCCGGTTGCGGCGAAACTCCCTATGCCAAACTAGTGACGCAATTGTTTGGTGATCGAATGATGGTAGCCAATGCGACAGGTTGTTCTTCCGTCTGGGCAGGCAGTGCACCGTCTGTCCCGTATGCAAAAAATTATCAAGGTCATGGTCCAGCTTGGGGAAATTCTTTATTTGAAGACAACGCGGAGTTTGGCTTAGGAATGTTCTTAGGAGTAAAACAAGTCAGAAATAAATTGGCCATGGATATTGAACAAGCTACGCAACGAAACTGCGGAGAAAAATTAAAAGAAGCTTGTGAAGAGTGGTTAGCTCATAAAGATATAGGCCAAGGTACAAGAGAGCGGGCGGACAAACTCATTGAGGCATTAGAAGAAGTGAAAGGCCAGGATCCGCTTTTAAATGAAATCGATAAAAACAGCGACTTTCTGGTAAAAAGATCTCAATGGATATTCGGTGGCGACGGCTGGGCTTACGACATTGGATTTGGCGGATTAGACCATGTATTGGCTTCAGGTGAAAACGTGAATGTGTTGGTATTTGATACGGAAGTATACTCCAATACGGGCGGGCAGTCTTCGAAGGCTACACCAACAGCGGCCATTGCTAAATTTGCAGCAAGTGGAAAACGTACCAAGAAAAAAGATCTGGGAATGATAGCCATGAGCTATGGCTATATCTACGTAGCACAAATTGCCATGGGGGCTGACAAGAATCAAACGCTCAAAGCCATTGCGGAGGCAGAAGCTTATCCGGGACCTTCCTTGATCATTGCTTATGCTCCTTGTATCAATCATGGTCTTAAAACGGGTATGGGTTGCAGCCAACTGGAGGCCAAACGAGCTGTGGATAGTGGATATTGGGGACTTTATCGGTATAATCCTCAAAGCAAAGAGGCTGGAAAAAATCCTTTTACTATGGATTCGAAAGAACCTACGATGGAATTTAAGGAATTTCTGATGGGTGAAGTGCGTTACTCGTCACTAAAGAAGCAATTTCCCACTATGGCTGAGGCTTTATTTGAAAAAACCGAACAGGATGCCAAGGAAAGGCTGGAAAAGTACAAGCTCTTGGCGGATTAGTAATGTTGTAGATCAGATGTTTAGTTATTAACAGTTATATCGCTTTATAAAAAGAACAGGTAACTACTTTCGTTAGTAGTCAATCTGTTCTTTTTTTGAACAAAGATTATCATATATTGTCGAGAAATGTATGGCTTGTACCTCAAGCATCGGGGAACGGAAGGCATCAACGGAAGTTACAGTAAGCGGACTTATGTCGATAGGAGTATAGTATGTTGATGAACTTATTCGTGGTTTTCTTTTGACTTGACAGCAAGTTCACGTTAGTATAGGGATAATAGTAAATTCTGCTCGCATTTTTGCTGAAAAGATAAACTGATGGATGTTACATCTACTAGATTTAGAGGTGATTAATTGTGAATGCCAAGATTTTATTTGTAGCACCATTCGCGGGGTTAGCCAAATTGGCACAAGAAGTTGTAGTCGAGCGATTTTCGGATTCGGCACATTTTATTCATGTAGTCAAAGGCGATTTGCAAGAATGTATGGCTATTGTTAAGCAAGCTGTGGAAGATGGGGCTGAAGTGATCGTGAGTCGTGGTGGGACAGCCACATTAATTGAACAGAATGTGAATATCCCCATTGTGCATATCCAGGTTACGGTGATGGATGTTTTACGCGCCTTAAAGCAAAGTGGTGACTATCCTGAAAAAATTGGCATTGCAGGTTTTGAAAATGTGATTTATGGTTGTGAAGATCTGGCGACATTGCTTGGCATTACTTTCGTAGAAATCGTTTTACAAAATGAAGCGGAGGCACAGGAAAAAATTGCTTTGGCAGCGCAAAATGGCGTGGAACTTATCGTTGGAGATGCAATATCAACGAAACTAGCAGTACGTGCGGGTGTAAAGGGTGCTTTGATTCAATCGGGTAAAGATGCGATTTATAAAGCGATCAATGAGGCGAAATTGATTGCACGGATTCGGCGTGAAGAACAAGAAAAATCGGAATTGTTGCGTACCGTCATTGATGCATCCGCCGAAGGCATTGTTGCTACAGATATGGATGATAACATTACTATTTTTAATCCTATGGCGGAAAAAATTTTTCAAGTATCCCACTTAGAAGCGATCGGTAATCAGCTGAAAACCGTCATTCCACAATTTTCTTGGTCAGAAGAGGAGGATTCCGCCGAAAAAGTGGCTGATGTACGGCGCATTGGTGATAAGACACTGATGATTAAACAGAGTCGTATTAAAGTGAAAAATGAAAATATTGGTATTATTTACGATTTCCAGAATGTTTCACAGTTGCAACAATTAGAGCAAAACGTTCGTAAAAAGCTGCATGCCAAAGGCCTGGTGGCTCATATAAAAATGGACGATATTGTCGGCTTGTCCTCCGCTTGTTTGGCATTTAAACGCAAGGCGACAAAGTATGCATTAACGCAATCTACGATTTTAATTACGGGAGAATCAGGTACAGGAAAAGAAATGTTGGCACAAAGTATTCACAATGTGAGTAGGCGAGCGAGTGGTCCTTTTGTTGCCGTAAATTGTGCAGCTTTGCCGGAAAATTTGCTTGAAAGTGAATTGTTTGGTTATGAAGGAGGTGCCTTTACTGGAGCTAAAAAAGGAGGTCGTCAAGGGTTGTTTGAACTGGCCCATGGGGGTACGCTTTTTTTAGATGAAATTGGTGAAATGCCTTTAGCTTTGCAGCCGAGAATATTGCGTGTATTGCAGGAAAAAGCCATCATGCATTTAGGCGGTGATAGTGTTATTCCGATTGATGTGCGTATTATTGCTGCAACCAACCGCAATTTAAACAATTTAATCGAAGAGAAAAAATTTCGTCAAGATCTTTATTATCGGCTTAATATTTTGCGTATTCATATCCCGTCCTTACATGAAAGGGTAGAAGATATTCCACTGCTTGCCAAGGAAATGATGAAAAAAATGAAGCATATTAATACGAAAATTACGGGGCTCAATTTGGAAGCACGGGAACATTTAAAGCAGTGTAACTGGCCGGGTAATATTCGGCAATTGGCAAATACGATGGAACGAGCTATGCTTTTAAGTAATGGTCCGATGATTACCAAGCGCAATATTATTGAAGCCTATGATGCAGAAGGTGAATCATTAGGAGAAAGACTTAGAGAAAAAAGTAAAGCCCAAGATAGTTTAGCTAAGGTGGAACATGAGACATTGTTGCGTGTATTGCTTGAAGAAGAATATAATTACAGTCGCGCTGCTGCCAGACTTGGTATTCATCGCACCACATTATGGCGGAAATTAAATGCTAAGCAAACATAAACATAAATTCGCTTCGTTGCATATTGCACTAAATACGTTGCATTATGCAACGTATTTTTTTTGTAAGAAGAAAAAAACACGACATTTCTAAGAAAATACCTGTTGGCATGAAAATTGCAATAATATATTTGCGGTGAAGTAGCGGGAAGGTGGTAGAAATGTTCAAACTAGCAGTTATTGCAGATGATTTAACAGGTGCAAATGATACAGCCGTACAATTTGCGAAACATAATATAAGAAGTCGTGTGAGAATTGATTTCGATCAACAGAAACTATTGCAAGAAACTGCGGATGTTATTGTGATAGATACGGATAGTCGAAATAGTTCACAAACAGAAGCTTACGATAAAGTGAAAAACGTTTGTAAAGTCTTGCAAAATAGTGGTGTGAAAAATATCTACAAAAAGGTTGATTCGACGCTTAGAGGAAATCTTGGCGCTGAAATTGATGCGGCAGCAGGAATCTTTCAACCCGAAGTGGTTGTGGTAGCACCTGCCTTTCCTAGTAATAAGCGAGTCACGGTGGGCGGCTATCATTTGCTAGATAATCTGCCAATTCAATTAACTGAAATTGCTCATGCGCCAAAGACTCCTGTTAATGAATCGCGTATAGTAGAGCTATTGCGTAAACAAACGGCTGCTAAAATGGGGGTGATTTCGCTCACTACGGTGATGGCCGGAGTAGACGCAGTACAACAAGCTATTAAGCGTTGTTTAGCACGGGGTGAAACGTGGATTGTTTTTGATGCAGTATTGGATGAGCATTTAAGAGTGATTGTTCAGGCTACGAAGGACTATGATAAAGTTCTGTGGGTAGGGTCGGCAGGAATGGCAGAGCAGTTACCTGATTTTTATCAATGGTCAACTAAAACTAAAAACGGAATCAATTCGAGGCCAGGGGCCGTCCTGGTGGTTGCCGGTAGTGTGAGTAAAGTGACTCAAAGCCAGATTAGTAGAGCACTGAATTTACCCAATGTTAAATTGATTAAAATGGACGTAACCAACCTTATTCGGAAGAAAAAGCTAGAAATAGCACGGTGCATCAAGCAAGCAAAGGTGCTCCTTAAGCAGGAAAAGGATATTTTAATTGCTAGCGCGGTCAATGATCGTGATGTTGCTGATGCAGTCAGGGCAGGAAAAAAGCATGGACTGAGCAGTACTGAAGTCAGTGAGCAAACAGCAGTTGCCTTAGGTAATATTGTCGCTGCTTTATCAGACGAGTCTTTGGCTGGTATGGTGCTTACTGGTGGTGATACAGCCATTCATGTTTGCCGATCCTTAGAGGCTGAAGCCATAGAAGTGTTAGAAGAAGTGACTGTTGGGATTCCCCTCTGCCAATTGATCGGTGGTCGTTGCAATGGTTTGCCAGTGATAACAAAGGCGGGTGCTTTTGGTAATGAAGATTCATTTGTTTTATCCATACAGGCTATGCGAAAAACGGATGTACCAAAACAAGTTAACCTTTTAAGATAACTGCTTAGTATAAGGAGGAATAGAGATGAAACCGATATTAGGAATTACCATGGGCGATGCCGCGGGAATTGGCCCGGAGATTATTGTGAAAGCCTTGGTAGACAAAGAATTATATAAACTTGCAAGACCTGTGGTTTTTGGTGATAAAAAAATTATGGAACGGGCGATCAAAATTGTAGGCGCCGACTTAAAATGCCAAGCTGTTTCAGCGCCGAATTTAGCTGGAAATGATTTTGGGAGAATAGATATTGTTGACTTAGATAATTTACCCGTTGATTTGCCTTTTGCAGCGGTAGATGCCAGAGCTGGTAAAGCTGCTTACGAATATATTGAAAAGGCTGTTGGCTGTGCACTTAAAAATGAAATTCAGGCCATTGTTACGGCCCCGCTAAATAAAGAGGCATTAAATCTTGGTGGACATCATTATCCGGGGCATACGGAAATACTGGGGACATTGTCTGGGCAAAAAGATTATTCCATGATGCTTGTGAGTGGCCCACTAAAAGTGATTCATGTGACAACACATGTACCCTTAAGAAAAGCTTGTGACATGATTAAAAAAGACCGTGTGTTTCGCGTCATTAAATTAGCGGATGAAGCTGTAAAAATGATGGGAATCCCAAATCCCCGTATTGCAGTTGCCGGACTGAATCCGCATTCAGGTGAACACGGTTTGTTTGGCGCTGAAGAAGAGCTGGAAATTGTACCGGCTATTGATGCCGCAAAAGCCCTAGGAATGAATGTTAGTGGACCTGTCCCGCCTGATACAGTATTTCATCAAGCAGCAAACAAAAAAGAATTCGATATTGTCGTGGTTATGTATCATGATCAGGGTCATATTCCCATCAAAGTGTTAGGTTTTGAAACGGGAGTCAATGTAACCGTTGGATTACCGTTCATTAGAACTTCAGTGGATCATGGTACGGCATTTAATATTGCCGGGCAAGGGATTGCAGACAGTCAAAGTATGATAGAATCCTTGTTACTTGGTGCCCAGATGGCAAAGGTAAAAATTGCGCAGTAATATTGCGCGTTTTTATAAATTGAAATTTTGTAATATTTTAACTAGACTGAAAGGATGATTATGATGTTTAAACCACAAGGTATTATTACGCCAATCCTTACTCCATTAACAAAAGAGGAAAAATTTAATGAACAAGAAATGCGCAATCAGATTAATCGGCTCATTAACGCGGGGGTTAGTGGAATTTTTGCACTCGGGACAAATGGCGAATTTTACGCATTTTCGCAAGCAGAGAAAATCGAAATCATTAAAGTTGCTGTCGATGAAGTCAAAGGCCGTGTTCCTGTATATGCGGGCACCGGTTGTATCACAACAAAAGAAACCATTGAATTATCGAAAATCGCTAAGAATTTAGGTGTTGATGTATTATCGATTATATCGCCGTACTTTGCCAGTATTTCACAAGATGATATCTATCGTCATTATAGCAGTGTAGCTGAAGCTGTGGATTTACCGATCCTGCTGTATAACATTCCGGGCAGAACAGGTAATAATATTGCTTACACTACAGTAAAGAAGTTGGCAAACTATCCAAATATTATCGGGATCAAAGATAGCAGCGGTAATTTTGACAATACCTTAAAATATATTGAAAATACCGATTCAAGGTTAAGTGTATTAGCTGGCAATGATTCTTTGATTTTATGGACATTGATGGCAGGCGGTACGGGGGCTATAGCTGGTTGTTCGAATGTATTTCCTGAATTAATGGTAAGTATTTATAAATTATGGTCAGAAGGAAAAATTGAAGAAGCCAATGAAGCACAAAAGAAAATCAGACCATTCCGTAACGTGATGCAACTAGGTAACCCAAACTCGGTTGTCAAGCGTGCAGTGAATTTACTTGGTTACCCAGTGGGGCCGGCTCGTGAACCTTCAAACTGCAATAACCCTGAAATTGATACAGCATTATGCGAAGTTTTTAAATTATATAAATGAGATTTAAATATTGCCTGTTAGTTTTAATATAAGAGTAAAAACATAGAGTTAATGTGTTATCAGCGATAGAAAATATCATTGACTCTATGTGAATAACTCTTGGTTTTCGAGATTCTCTAATAAGGAGTGCTTGGAATGAAAAAAGTTGTTATATCGCATAAGTTACATGATGATGGAATGGCTGTTTTAGAAAAAGCTAATGTAAAAGTTGCAATAACAAATAATGGTGATCCAAAAGCCATGTTACCAGAATTGCTTGATGCGGAAGGTCTTATTATTCGTATTGGTTCGATCGATAAAGAAACAATGCTTGCTGCAAAAAATTTAAAAGTGATCGGACGCCCTGGTGTTGGAGTGGATGATGTGGATGTAGAAGCAGCGACTGAATTGGGTATTCCTGTGGTGATTGCTCCAGGTGCTAATACTCGTTCGGTAGCGGAACATGCTTTTGCTTTTATGTTTGCTGCAGCAAAAGATATGGTGCATAGTGATAAGGAACTTCGAAAAGGAAATTTTAATGTGAGAAGCAGCTATAAAGCATTTGAAATATATGGTAAAACATTGGGCTTGATTGGTTATGGGCATATTGGTAGTATTTTTGCAAAGATGGCAGCTGGTGTCGGAATGAAAGTCGTTGTTTATGATCCATTTGTTAAACCGGAAGTGATTATTGGACAAGGGTATCAATATGAAACAGAGCTTAATTTTGTTTTAAAAATAGCTGATGTAGTTTCTGTACATGTACCTTTAACACCTAAAACTCAACATCTTATCGGTGCTGTTGAGTTAAAATTGATGAAATCCAGTGCTATTTTAATCAATTGTTCACGTGGTGGTATTATTGATGAAATTGCTTTAGCAAATGCATTGGAAAATAATCAAATACATTCTGCAGCTACGGATGTATTTACGAATGAGCCAGTGAATGCTGATGAACCCTTGTTTAAGTATGACAATATTATCGTATCTCCACATATGGCGGGGCAAACGAAAGAAGCTGCTTCAGGCGTAGCAACGATGGCAGCGGAAGGTGTTATCGCGGTAATGAATGGTCAGCAATGGAAAAATGTTTGTAATCCTAAAGCCTATGAACATCCTAGATGGAAAAATCAGAGATGAGAGGGGGCATCGGTATAAATGGATGATTAAAAATGATGGGAGATTTTATTATGAGTAATAACTATTCATTGTTAAATATTGGGGAAATAGTAGCTGGTGAAGGAAGTATTGAACAAATAAAGGATATCGTAGCAGATTATGGAGCTGAAAATGTGGTTATTATTACTGACCAGGGTGTTTGGAATTCTGGTTTAGTGGAAAAACCAAAAGCCGTGCTTCAAGAAGCAGGTATAAATGTTCATGTAATCAATGATACACCGCCTGAACCAACAGTAGACCAAGTAAATGCCATCTTTGCAGCTGCCAAAGAATTTGAATGCCAAATGATTATCGGCATTGGCGGCGGCAGTTCCATGGATACCGCCAAGATTGTTTCTTTACTGCTTACTAATAATGTAAACTTACGTGACCTAGTCAAGGGAAAAGCACAGATTAAACGTCGCGGCGTACCCACACTCATGATTCCGACTACGGCAGGTACTGGGGCGGAAGCAACTCCAAATGCCATTGTTTTGGTGCCGGAAGAAGAATTGAAAGTGGGAATTGTCAGCCCGAAAATGGTATCTGACTGCGTCATTTTGGATCCAGCTTTGACAGTTAATTTGCCAAAAGCTATCACAGCCAATACAGGTATGGATGCTTTATGCCACGCTATAGAATGCTATATCTCTAAAAAGGCCAATCCGCTCAGCGATACATTTGCTTTAAAGGCTGTTACTTTGATTTCCCGCAGTATCCGTACAGCTTATAATGACGGGCACAATTTAGGGGCGCGGGAAGACATGCTTTTGGGGGCGATGTTTGGCGGCATTTCTATTGCAACATCCAGCACCACGGCTGTGCATGCCTTATCTTATCCATTGGGCGGAAAATATCATATTCCACATGGCTTGTCCAACGCCATTCTGCTCCCTGATGTAATGAAGTTCAATTTAGATGTCTGTGAAGAAAAGTTTAAAGATATTGCTGTTGCCATGGGACTGGATGTTGCAGGTTGTACAACGAAAGAAGCCGCTGAAAAAATGATTGATAATTTGTATTCGATGATTGAAGATCTTCATGTAACATGTGACTTGCAAGCCAAAGGTATTAATGAAGCAGCACTGGATGATATGATTGAAGCTGCTGCAAAAGTAACACGTCTCTTGGATAATAATCCAAAAGTAGTAACTAAAGAGGACATGCGGGCGATTTATAAAAAATTATTATAAGGATAGTTAATAATTTCTTGGTTTTATTTTCAATGAAATAAAGGGAAGGGTTCGTGTTTAATCAATATAAACCTTTTCCTTTTGTATTTTTTAAAAAATTCGCAATAATAAATCTATTTTGTTTTAGTACCTGCATAGGAAATACATTCACTTCTGAATGTTGAACACAACTATGAGTATAGGGAGGGGAAAATAATGAGTACAACAAATGTAGAGAAAGATAATAATACGGGTTTGGAAAAACAAAATTCTATTATGGATGAAGTAAAAACTGGTTTTAGGTGGAAAGTTGCACTTCTGATGTGGGGGGCAATAGCTATAAATTATTTTGACCGGACAAATCTTTCAGCAGCAGCACCGATGATTATGAAAGAGTTTAATTTTACAGCTACAGAAATGGGATTTATTATGTCCGCGTTTTTCTTTAGCTATACATTGTTTCAAATTCCATCAGGATGGCTTGCTGATAAATTTGGTCAGCGTCTGGTTTTAGGTGGAGCTGTTGGTTGGTGGTCAGCAGCAACTATGTCAATTGCGTTATGCCAAGGTTTTGTATCGTTTATTGCCGCTCGTATTTTACTTGGCATTGGTGAAGCCGGGGCGTACCCAGCCAATGCTGGCATTGTTTCGAAGTGGTTCCCAGATAAAGAGCGCGCTAGAGCTACTGTTATCTTTGATAGTGGCAACAAGTGTGGTACAGCATTTGCGATGCCAATTATTGTTTGGATGATGCTTAACTTTGGCTGGAAAGTTCCTTTTATAATTTCTGGATTACTTGGTTTTCTTTGGTGCTTATTATGGTTTAAGTATTATACTGATCCTGAGAAAAGTAAGTATGCAAATCAGGCTGAAATAGACTATATCAGGAATGGTCAAACCAATAAAGATGGTGTTGGTAATACTGAACAACCGCTTAAATGGTATGAATTATTACGTTATCGCAATATCAGAGCAATGTGTATCGGTTTTTTCATGTCAAATTATGCCATTTATTTTTATATTACATGGTTTCCTACCTATTTGGTAAAGGCTCGTGGTATGAGTTTGATGAAAATGGGTTTTGTGGCGATGATTCCACCACTTATTGGATTATGCGTGGGTTTCCTAAGTGCCTATTTTGCCGATTATTTATATAGCAAAGGATATTCCAAAACCAGAGTAAGAAAAAATAATCTGGTTTTCGGTATGTTATTAGCATCGTCGATAGTTTTTGTTAATTTTATTCAAACTGATATCGGTGCAGTTGCATTATTAACATTATCTTATTGTGGTATTGCCTGTGCGGGTCCTGCACTATGGACTTTGCCTGGTGATGTAGCTCCGTGCAATATGACATCTACGGTTGGGGCATTGCAAAATTGTGTTTCTAACATTGGTGGTATACTTGGTCCTATTGTTACAGGTTGGATTGTAGCAACTACGGGATCCTTTCAAATGGCTATGATGGTAACAGGCTGTGCTACACTCATTGGAGCATTAAATTATGCCTTCTATTTGGGCGAAGTTAAAAATATTGAAGTAGATGAAATATCTACCTCAAATTAATTTTTGGAAAAATACAATATCAGTAGGTAGACTTACTATCGATTTGATAGAAGGAACAAGCAAAATGAGTGTTAAAAAGAAATTATTGCTGATTATGATATTGATAAGTTTTATCCCACTCATATTGTTGTCGGTTATGTCAGTGCAGTATTTAGGCAAAGTATTGGAACAAGAAACAATTAATCAATGCAGGGAACTCGCTAATGAAGCTAAATTACAAATTGATGGATATCTTGATAGACCTTTTATTGCACTTAAATCAATCGCTGCCGATCCTACGGTAAAGGCTTTTGATTTACCAAAGATAAAAACATTTCTTGTTCAGCTCCAGAAGGTCAATCCTGAAAACTCATTTGCTCTTGATGATGTAAAAGGAAATCAGGTTGTACGTGGTGATGATATTCCAGTCGCTAATATTTGGGAGCGCCCTTTTTATCAGTCGGCACTCAAAGGACAAGATGAAGTAATATCAGGAGTTGTATTTAGTAAAAACTCGAATCGTTTTGTTATTAACCTTGTAACGCCTGTTCGTGATGCAGAATCAGGTGGGGTAATTGGAATTATGCAAGGGTCGATTACCCTTGCAAAAATCAGTGAATTTGTTACAAATTTGTCTAATAACGGTACTGTTGCTTATGTAATTGATAGTGAAGGTAAAATATTGGCTCATCCGGATCAAAATTTGGTCAAAGATCGTGTCGATATGAATGAAGTAAGTTTTGTAAAACAGGGCTTATCCGAAAAAAAGAGCGGATTTGTTATTTTGGAGGATAAAGAGGTAGGAAAAAAGTTAGTTACTTATGTTTATGATGATAGAACTGGTTGGCTAATATGCTTGGAGGTACCTGATACTGTTATAACAGCAAAAACTCATTCTTTATTGTATATGATAGGACTGGTAACTCTAGGGATATTGGTATTAGTGGGAATATTAGCCTTTTTTATTGCCAAAAGTTTTTCGGAACCGATCTTAAAGATGCAAAAGCTAGCGATTCGGGTTGCGCAGGGTGATCTTAATCAGAAAATCGAGATATCTTCTAAAGATGAAATTGGCTTGTTAGCTACGGCGTTTGATACAATGATGACTAATTTGAGAAAACTAGTTGGTCAGGTGCAGGGAAATGCTCAGCAGTTGGCAGCAGCATCAGAAGAACTAACTTCCAGCGCTGAACAGTCCACCTTGGCTGCTAATCAAGTCGCTTCATCAATAACTGAAGTGGCACAAGGAACTGATAAACAATATCATGTAGTTAGTCAGGTAACCACTATAATAGAACAAATGTCAAAAAATATCCAGCAGGCTGCAGAAAATGCTAGTGTGGTATCGAATCAGTCTATTAAAGCCGTTGAAACAGCCAAGGAAGGTGGCCGGTCGGTACAAGGGGCTGTTAAGCAAATGGTGGATATTGAACATACGATAAATGCTTCGGCTATAGTTGTTGAACAATTGGGTGAACGTTCGAAAGAAATAGGACAAATTGTTGATACTATTTCTGGTATTGCAGGTCAAACTAATCTTTTGGCTCTTAATGCTGCTATTGAGGCGGCTAGGGCGGGTGAACAGGGGCGCGGTTTTGCAGTTGTTGCTGAAGAGGTTCGCAAGTTAGCGGAACAATCTCAGGAAGCGGCAAAACAAATTGCCCGTTTGATTGGGGAAATTCAGGGAGAAACAGACAAAGCTGTAGTAGCTATGCAAAAAGGTACGAGGGAGGTTAATGTTGGTACCGGAGTTGTAAATGACGCAGGTGAGAACTTTCAAAAAATTATTGAGATGATAACAAACTTAGCAGCTCAGGTTGGGGATATATCAACAGGTATTCAGTGTTTGGCAAGTGACAGTCAGCAAGTTGTGGTTTCAGTACAGCAGATCGATCAATTAACGAAGAGCGCAACAGGTGAGGTACAGAATGTTTCGGCAGCAACAGAAGAACAGGCTGCTTCTATGGAAGAAATAGCAGCTTCGAGTCAAAAACTAGCTCAAATGGCGCAGTTTTTACAAGACGCAGTTAGTAAGTTTCAGATTTA is a window encoding:
- the nifJ gene encoding pyruvate:ferredoxin (flavodoxin) oxidoreductase, with the translated sequence MKRKMKTMDGNTAAAHIAYAFTDVAAIFPITPSSNMAESTDEWAAQGRKNIFGQTVQVVEMQSEGGAAGAVHGSLQAGALTTTYTASQGLLLMIPNMYKIAGELLPGVFHVSARVVGANAISIFGDHSDVMATRQTGFALLAESSVQQVMDLSAVAHLSAIKGRVPFLNFFDGFRTSHEIQKIETLEYDELAELVDQDALDEFRRRGLNPDHPVLRGTVQNSDIHFQQREVTNRYYQALPDIVEGYMSEITKLTGREYHLFNYYGAKDADRMIIAMGSMCEAIEETVDHLNAQGEKVGLLNVHLYRPFSIEHFFKYIPKTVKKIAVLDRTKEMGSLAEPLYLDVKTAFYSSEWHPVIVGGRCGVGGKDIVPGHIQAVYENLKQEQPKDHFTVGIIDDVNNTSLPFGQDIDTTPAETKACKFWGLGSDGTVGANKSAIKIIGDHTDMYAQAYFAYDSKKSGGVTISHLRFGKQPIRSPYLINKADFIACHNQSYVDKYNVLEGLKPGGSFLLNCTWSEQELEDNLPATMKRYIFENHINFYTIDAVGIAQKIGLGGRINMIMQSAFFKIAQIIPVEEATNYLKEAVVKSYGKKGEKVVAMNNAAIDTGVNSSVKILIPDSWKNAQQQEEPAKKVPEFIKNILNPVNRQEGDKLPVSAFTCVEDGTFPLGTAAYEKRGIAINVPEWQSDKCIQCNQCAYVCPHATIRPVLVNEEELKNAPAGFTAKTAVGAKDVNFRIAVSPLDCTGCGNCAQVCPAKEKALVMKPLATQIHQAELWDYAVNLSHKANPMNKETVKGSQFEQPLLEFSGACAGCGETPYAKLVTQLFGDRMMVANATGCSSVWAGSAPSVPYAKNYQGHGPAWGNSLFEDNAEFGLGMFLGVKQVRNKLAMDIEQATQRNCGEKLKEACEEWLAHKDIGQGTRERADKLIEALEEVKGQDPLLNEIDKNSDFLVKRSQWIFGGDGWAYDIGFGGLDHVLASGENVNVLVFDTEVYSNTGGQSSKATPTAAIAKFAASGKRTKKKDLGMIAMSYGYIYVAQIAMGADKNQTLKAIAEAEAYPGPSLIIAYAPCINHGLKTGMGCSQLEAKRAVDSGYWGLYRYNPQSKEAGKNPFTMDSKEPTMEFKEFLMGEVRYSSLKKQFPTMAEALFEKTEQDAKERLEKYKLLAD
- a CDS encoding sigma 54-interacting transcriptional regulator — translated: MNAKILFVAPFAGLAKLAQEVVVERFSDSAHFIHVVKGDLQECMAIVKQAVEDGAEVIVSRGGTATLIEQNVNIPIVHIQVTVMDVLRALKQSGDYPEKIGIAGFENVIYGCEDLATLLGITFVEIVLQNEAEAQEKIALAAQNGVELIVGDAISTKLAVRAGVKGALIQSGKDAIYKAINEAKLIARIRREEQEKSELLRTVIDASAEGIVATDMDDNITIFNPMAEKIFQVSHLEAIGNQLKTVIPQFSWSEEEDSAEKVADVRRIGDKTLMIKQSRIKVKNENIGIIYDFQNVSQLQQLEQNVRKKLHAKGLVAHIKMDDIVGLSSACLAFKRKATKYALTQSTILITGESGTGKEMLAQSIHNVSRRASGPFVAVNCAALPENLLESELFGYEGGAFTGAKKGGRQGLFELAHGGTLFLDEIGEMPLALQPRILRVLQEKAIMHLGGDSVIPIDVRIIAATNRNLNNLIEEKKFRQDLYYRLNILRIHIPSLHERVEDIPLLAKEMMKKMKHINTKITGLNLEAREHLKQCNWPGNIRQLANTMERAMLLSNGPMITKRNIIEAYDAEGESLGERLREKSKAQDSLAKVEHETLLRVLLEEEYNYSRAAARLGIHRTTLWRKLNAKQT
- a CDS encoding four-carbon acid sugar kinase family protein, encoding MFKLAVIADDLTGANDTAVQFAKHNIRSRVRIDFDQQKLLQETADVIVIDTDSRNSSQTEAYDKVKNVCKVLQNSGVKNIYKKVDSTLRGNLGAEIDAAAGIFQPEVVVVAPAFPSNKRVTVGGYHLLDNLPIQLTEIAHAPKTPVNESRIVELLRKQTAAKMGVISLTTVMAGVDAVQQAIKRCLARGETWIVFDAVLDEHLRVIVQATKDYDKVLWVGSAGMAEQLPDFYQWSTKTKNGINSRPGAVLVVAGSVSKVTQSQISRALNLPNVKLIKMDVTNLIRKKKLEIARCIKQAKVLLKQEKDILIASAVNDRDVADAVRAGKKHGLSSTEVSEQTAVALGNIVAALSDESLAGMVLTGGDTAIHVCRSLEAEAIEVLEEVTVGIPLCQLIGGRCNGLPVITKAGAFGNEDSFVLSIQAMRKTDVPKQVNLLR